Proteins from a genomic interval of Lolium perenne isolate Kyuss_39 chromosome 1, Kyuss_2.0, whole genome shotgun sequence:
- the LOC127334355 gene encoding peroxisome biogenesis protein 5 yields the protein MCGLNWTYGMSLKGLPGASANVPTTSDYGTAAPLSTIPGSENEFKQDQRPFARGADFTGGGPANDWADSFRPPGSLHSEGMTQALQSLTKFITMQALPLDQLDQPWMVHHKGSYLVFCIHFFQAAELVCHSNLSQYQLLVNTLLHSLDIDNSYRTKNPLHGPYPEMEEYWNQSQSALRSGPMHNAANNWAAEFGKQNNNPEGWVTEFGKQNNNPEGWITEFGKQNNNPEGWARSFEQQYGPNGWASEFEQHQSQMAMGQMGGANMANLAAEIGNCFHKAQISGLIENL from the exons ATGTGTGGATTGAATTGGACATATGGGATG TCACTAAAGGGGCTTCCTGGTGCTTCGGCGAATGTTCCGACTACGTCTGACTATGGCACAGCCGCTCCACTGTCTACCATCCCGGGTTCTGAGAACGAGTTCAAGCAAGATCAACGACCATTTGCACGG GGTGCTGACTTCACTGGCGGGGGTCCTGCTAATGATTGGGCAGATTCTTTTCGTCCTCCGGGCAGTCTGCATTCGGAGGGCATGACGCAAGCTTTGCAGAGTTTGACCAAATTTATAACAATGCAGGCGCTACCTTTGGACCAGTTGGACCAGCCTTGGATG GTCCACCACAAAGGGTCTTATCTGGTGTTCTGCATTCATTTCTTTCAAGCGGCCGAGCTGGTGTGCCATTCCAACCTGTCCCAATACCAGCTCTTG GTAAACACATTGCTGCATTCTCTTGATATTGACAATAGTTATCGAACGAAAAACCCCCTGCACGGGCCATATCCAGAGATGGAGGAGTACTGGAATCAATCCCAAAGTGCTTTGCGATCTGGCCCAATGCACAATGCTGCAAATAATTGGGCTGCTGAGTTCGGCAAGCAAAATAATAACCCTGAGGGTTGGGTTACTGAGTTCGGCAAGCAAAACAACAATCCTGAGGGTTGGATTACTGAGTTCGGCAAGCAAAATAATAACCCTGAGGGTTGGGCACGATCGTTTGAGCAGCAATATGGTCCCAATGGTTGGGCCTCTGAGTTTGAACAG CATCAGTCTCAGATGGCCATGGGTCAGATGGGAGGGGCGAACATGGCGAATCTTGCAGCTGAAATAGGAAACTG CTTTCACAAGGCGCAGATAAGTGGGTTAATAGAGAACCTATAG